Proteins from one Mus pahari chromosome 18, PAHARI_EIJ_v1.1, whole genome shotgun sequence genomic window:
- the Stap2 gene encoding signal-transducing adaptor protein 2 isoform X2, which yields MASALSPPRGPKLKGTPPSHYYESFLEKKGPCDQDYRKFWAGLQGLAICFYNSNRDLQPLEKLDLRLFSKLKDEALLGSSCDTAYHFSLVLRDQEVKFKVESLESCEMWKGFILTVVELRVPSNLTLLPGHLYMMSEVLAKEEVRRAAEVPWCFLQVSRLEAQLLLERYPECGNLLLRPGGDGKDSVSVTTRQILNGSPVVKHYKVKRAGSKYVIDVEDPFSCPSLEAVVNYFVTHTKRALVPFLLDEDYEKVLGFVDSDRENGESAWTVPSSRGSGPALPANVPKPLPPVPVSVPSQEDKLPQLPPLPQLPDQDENYVTPIEDSPAAEYMNQDVSLSSQAVLLKPKKPARLPAKPPKPQVVPKPDLKAITSVWTRKLGGSSPQSLSLVTKLGDITAELEEKLQKRRALEH from the exons ATGGCCTCGGCCCTGAGTCCACCCCGGGGCCCCAAGCTCAAAGGTACCCCACCTTCACACTACTATGAGAGCTTCCTGGAGAAAAAGGGACCCTGTGACCAG GATTACAGGAAGTTCTGGGCAGGCCTCCAGGGTTTAGCCATCTGTTTCTACAACAGCAATCGGGACTTGCAG CCCCTGGAAAAGCTGGACCTGAGGCTGTTTTCAAAGCTCAAAGATGAGGCTCTGCTGGGAAGCTCATGTGACACTGCCTATCACTTCAGCCTGGTTCTCCGGGACCAGGAGGTGAAATTCAAG gTGGAGAGCTTGGAGTCTTGTGAGATgtggaaagggtttatcttgACTGTGGTGGAG CTCCGTGTCCCATCTAACCTGACCCTGCTGCCCGGACACCTGTACATGATGTCCGAGGTCCTGGCCAAAGAGGAGGTACGGAGGGCAGCTGAGGTGCCCTG GTGCTTTCTTCAGGTGAGCAGGCTGGAGGCACAGCTGCTCCTGGAGCGCTACCCGGAGTGCGGGAACCTGCTTCTGCGGCCTGGCGGGGATGGCAAGGACAGTGTGTCGGTCACCACCCGGCAGATTCTCAATGG ATCTCCCGTGGTCAAACACTACAAAGTGAAACGGGCAGGTTCTAAGTATGTGATCGACGTAGAAGACCCG TTTTCCTGCCCCTCCCTGGAAGCTGTGGTCAACTATTTTGTGACGCACACCAAGAGGGCGCTGGTCCCCTTCTTGTTGGATGAGGACTATGAGAAGGTTCTAG GCTTCGTGGACTCGGATCGGGAGAATGGCGAGAGTGCATGGACTGTGCCCTCCTCCCGAGGCTCAG GCCCTGCCCTCCCTGCTAATGTCCCAAAGCCACTCCCACCTGTACCTGTGTCTGTGCCCAGCCAGGAAGACAAGTTGCCTCAACTacctcccctgcctcagctcccagaCCAGGATGAGAACTACGTGACTCCCATTGAAGACTCCCCAGCAGCCGAATACATGAACCAGGATG TGTCTCTCTCCAGTCAGGCAGTCCTCCTGAAGCCCAAGAAGCCGGCAAGGCTCCCAGCAAAACCTCCAAAGCCACAAGTTGTGCCTAAGCCAG ATCTCAAAGCCATCACCAGCGTGTGGACCAGGAAGCTAGGTGGAAGCTCGCCCCAGTCTCTCTCCCTTGTGACAA AACTTGGGGATATCACCGCTGAGCTGGAAGAGAAACTACAGAAGAGGAGGGCACTGGAACACTGA
- the Stap2 gene encoding signal-transducing adaptor protein 2 isoform X1: MASALSPPRGPKLKGTPPSHYYESFLEKKGPCDQDYRKFWAGLQGLAICFYNSNRDLQPLEKLDLRLFSKLKDEALLGSSCDTAYHFSLVLRDQEVKFKVESLESCEMWKGFILTVVELRVPSNLTLLPGHLYMMSEVLAKEEVRRAAEVPWCFLQVSRLEAQLLLERYPECGNLLLRPGGDGKDSVSVTTRQILNGSPVVKHYKVKRAGSKYVIDVEDPFSCPSLEAVVNYFVTHTKRALVPFLLDEDYEKVLGVCDVGLPGLDRDTLWGEGGLAPGLQAASRLPALSVPGFVDSDRENGESAWTVPSSRGSGPALPANVPKPLPPVPVSVPSQEDKLPQLPPLPQLPDQDENYVTPIEDSPAAEYMNQDVSLSSQAVLLKPKKPARLPAKPPKPQVVPKPDLKAITSVWTRKLGGSSPQSLSLVTKLGDITAELEEKLQKRRALEH; this comes from the exons ATGGCCTCGGCCCTGAGTCCACCCCGGGGCCCCAAGCTCAAAGGTACCCCACCTTCACACTACTATGAGAGCTTCCTGGAGAAAAAGGGACCCTGTGACCAG GATTACAGGAAGTTCTGGGCAGGCCTCCAGGGTTTAGCCATCTGTTTCTACAACAGCAATCGGGACTTGCAG CCCCTGGAAAAGCTGGACCTGAGGCTGTTTTCAAAGCTCAAAGATGAGGCTCTGCTGGGAAGCTCATGTGACACTGCCTATCACTTCAGCCTGGTTCTCCGGGACCAGGAGGTGAAATTCAAG gTGGAGAGCTTGGAGTCTTGTGAGATgtggaaagggtttatcttgACTGTGGTGGAG CTCCGTGTCCCATCTAACCTGACCCTGCTGCCCGGACACCTGTACATGATGTCCGAGGTCCTGGCCAAAGAGGAGGTACGGAGGGCAGCTGAGGTGCCCTG GTGCTTTCTTCAGGTGAGCAGGCTGGAGGCACAGCTGCTCCTGGAGCGCTACCCGGAGTGCGGGAACCTGCTTCTGCGGCCTGGCGGGGATGGCAAGGACAGTGTGTCGGTCACCACCCGGCAGATTCTCAATGG ATCTCCCGTGGTCAAACACTACAAAGTGAAACGGGCAGGTTCTAAGTATGTGATCGACGTAGAAGACCCG TTTTCCTGCCCCTCCCTGGAAGCTGTGGTCAACTATTTTGTGACGCACACCAAGAGGGCGCTGGTCCCCTTCTTGTTGGATGAGGACTATGAGAAGGTTCTAGGTGTGTGCGATGTGGGACTGCCAGGCTTGGACAGGGATActctctggggggagggggggctagCTCCGGGCCTCCAGGCTGCCTCCAGGCTGCCCGCCCTCTCTGTTCCAGGCTTCGTGGACTCGGATCGGGAGAATGGCGAGAGTGCATGGACTGTGCCCTCCTCCCGAGGCTCAG GCCCTGCCCTCCCTGCTAATGTCCCAAAGCCACTCCCACCTGTACCTGTGTCTGTGCCCAGCCAGGAAGACAAGTTGCCTCAACTacctcccctgcctcagctcccagaCCAGGATGAGAACTACGTGACTCCCATTGAAGACTCCCCAGCAGCCGAATACATGAACCAGGATG TGTCTCTCTCCAGTCAGGCAGTCCTCCTGAAGCCCAAGAAGCCGGCAAGGCTCCCAGCAAAACCTCCAAAGCCACAAGTTGTGCCTAAGCCAG ATCTCAAAGCCATCACCAGCGTGTGGACCAGGAAGCTAGGTGGAAGCTCGCCCCAGTCTCTCTCCCTTGTGACAA AACTTGGGGATATCACCGCTGAGCTGGAAGAGAAACTACAGAAGAGGAGGGCACTGGAACACTGA
- the Mpnd gene encoding MPN domain-containing protein, producing MAAPESLSPGATAEEAPEEDEDDAEAEDPERGAGSGGRSGSLGGSGGGTAGPGMALGGALTRRAVTLRVLLKDELLEPGEGVLSIYYLGRKFTGDLQLDGRIVWQETGQVFNSPSAWATHCKKLVNPAKKSGCGWASVKYKGQKLDKYKAAWLRRHQLHMPVAVADESPTSEGEEEELLLEEEEDDVLAGVSSEDKGHRPPGKGSLEPEATPPGKRMDKVGVPVRYCMLGSRDSARNPHTLVEVTSFAAINKFQPFNVAVSSNVLFLLDFHCHLTRSEVVGYLGGRWDINNQMLTVLRAFPCRSRLGDTDTAATVEEEIYQVLFLRGLSLVGWYHSHPHSPAVPSLQDIDAQMEYQLRLQGSSNGFQPCLALLCSPYYSGNPGPESKICPFWVMPPPEQRPSDYGIPMDVEMAYVQDSFLTNDVLQEMVMLVDFYKGAPDLVKFQEAWSPEHTYLDKLKMSLASRTPKDQGMCHVLEQVCSVLKQGS from the exons ATGGCAG CTCCCGAGTCTCTGTCTCCCGGGGCCACGGCCGAGGAGGCGCCGGAGGAGGATGAGGACGACGCGGAGGCCGAGGACCCCGAGCGCGGGGCGGGTAGCGGAGGGCGCAGCGGCAGCCTCGGTGGCAGCGGAGGCGGCACGGCAGGGCCTGGGATGGCCTTAGGGGGCGCGCTCACGAGGCGCGCGGTCACGCTTCGGGTGCTGCTCAAAGACGAGCTGCTGGAGCCCGGTGAGGGGGTGCTATCCATCTACTACCTG GGCAGGAAGTTTACTGGGGACCTGCAGCTGGATGGCAGGATCGTATGGCAGGAAACCGGACAAGTCTTCAACTCACCCAGCGCCTGGGCTACACACTGCAAGAAGCTCGTGAACCCAGCCAAGAAGTCCGGCTGTGGCTGGGCCTCTGTCAAGTACAAGGGCCAGAAGCTGGACAAGTACAAGGCCGCCTGGCTCCGCCGGCACCAGCTACATATGCCCGTAGCTGTGGCCGATGAG AGTCCCACcagtgaaggggaggaggaagaactgctgttggaggaggaggaagatgatgtgCTAGCTGGGGTCTCATCAGAGGACAAAGGCCACAGACCCCCTGGGAAGGGTTCCTTGGAGCCAG aggCCACACCCCCAGGGAAGCGTATGGACAAAGTCGGGGTGCCCGTCCGTTACTGCATGCTGGGCAGCCGAGACTCTGCCAG GAACCCCCACACTCTGGTAGAAGTAACATCCTTTGCTGCCATCAACAAGTTCCAGCCATTCAACGTGGCCGTTTCCAGTAATGTGCTGTTCCTCTTG GACTTCCACTGTCACCTAACTCGGAGTGAGGTCGTGGGCTACCTTGGTGGTCGCTGGGACATCAACAATCAGA TGCTGACCGTGCTGAGAGCCTTCCCCTGCAGGAGTCGGCTGGGGGACACTGATACTGCAGCCACAGttgaggaggag ATCTACCAGGTCCTGTTCTTGCGAGGCCTGTCCCTGGTGGGCTGGTACCACAGCCACCCGCACAGCCCTGCAGTACCCTCCTTGCAAGACATCGATGCACAGATGGAGTACCAGTTGAGACTGCAAGGCTCCAGCAATGGCTTCCAGCCCTGCCTGGCCCTGCTGTGCT CCCCCTACTACTCTGGCAACCCAGGACCTGAGTCCAAGATCTGCCCTTTCTGGGTGATGCCTCCCCCTGAG CAAAGGCCCAGTGACTATGGAATCCCCATGGATGTGGAGATGGCGTATGTCCAAGACAGCTTCTTGACCAACGATGTTCTTCAGGAGATG GTGATGCTGGTTGACTTCTACAAAGGTGCCCCTGACCTTGTGAAGTTCCAAGAGGCCTGGAGCCCAGAGCATACCTACCTGGACAAGCTCAAG ATGTCCTTGGCCAGCAGGACCCCGAAGGACCAGGGCATGTGCCACGTGCTGGAGCAGGTCTGCAGCGTGCTCAAGCAGGGGAGCTGA
- the Sh3gl1 gene encoding endophilin-A2 has product MSVAGLKKQFYKASQLVSEKVGGAEGTKLDDDFKEMEKKVDVTSKAVAEVLVRTIEYLQPNPASRAKLTMLNTVSKIRGQVKNPGYPQSEGLLGECMVRHGKELGGESNFGDALLDAGESMKRLAEVKDSLDIEVKQNFIDPLQNLCDKDLKEIQHHLKKLEGRRLDFDYKKKRQGKIPDEELRQALEKFEESKEVAETSMHNLLETDIEQVSQLSALVDAQLDYHRQAVQILEELADKLKRRVREASSRPKREFKPRPREPFELGELEQPNGGFPCAPAPKITASSSFRSADKPIRMPSKSMPPLDQPSCKALYDFEPENDGELGFREGDLITLTNQIDENWYEGMLHGQSGFFPLSYVQVLVPLPQ; this is encoded by the exons CTGGTCAGCGAGAAGGTTGGTGGGGCCGAAGGGACCAAACTGGATGATGACTTTAAAGAGATGGAAAAG AAGGTGGATGTCACCAGCAAGGCCGTGGCAGAGGTGCTGGTCAGAACCATAGAATACCTGCAGCCTAACCCAG CCTCGCGGGCCAAGCTGACTATGCTGAACACCGTATCCAAGATCCGGGGCCAAGTGAAGAATCCTGGCTACCCACAGTCTGAGGGTCTGTTGGGAGAGTGCATGGTCCGCCATGGCAAGGAACTAGGTGGAGAGTCCAACTTCG GTGATGCCCTGCTAGATGCAGGCGAGTCCATGAAGCGCCTGGCTGAGGTGAAGGACTCACTGGACATCGAGGTCAAGCAGAACTTCATTGACCCACTACAGAACCTGTGTGACAAGGATCTGAAGGAGATCCAG CACCACCTGAAGAAACTGGAGGGCCGCCGCCTTGACTTTGACTACAAGAAGAAGCGCCAGGGCAAGATTCCCGATGAGGAGCTGCGCCAGGCCCTAGAGAAGTTCGAGGAGTCCAAGGAGGTGGCGGAGACCAGTATGCACAACCTCCTGGAGACTGAT ATAGAGCAGGTGAGCCAGCTCTCGGCCCTGGTGGACGCCCAGCTGGACTACCACCGGCAGGCAGTGCAGATCCTGGAGGAGCTGGCTGACAAGTTGAAGCGCAG GGTTCGGGAAGCCTCCTCACGCCCCAAGCGGGAGTTCAAGCCCCGGCCCCGGGAGCCCTTCGAGCTTGGAGAGCTGGAGCAGCCCAATGGGGGATTCCCCTGTGCCCCAGCACCTAAGATCACAG CTTCCTCATCATTTAGATCGGCAGACAAGCCCATCAGGATGCCCAGCAAGAGTATGC cacccctggACCAGCCAAGCTGCAAGGCGCTTTATGATTTTGAGCCAGAGAACGATGGTGAGCTGGGCTTCCGTGAAGGTGACCTTATCACGCTTACCAACCAGATCGACGAGAACTGGTATGAGGGGATGCTGCACGGCCAGTCGGGCTTCTTCCCACTCAGCTACGTGCAGGTGCTAGTGCCTCTGCCTCAGTGA